From a region of the Corallococcus coralloides DSM 2259 genome:
- the tatB gene encoding Sec-independent protein translocase protein TatB: MFNIGAGEMVFILVAALIVLGPQRLPELARAIGKFMREFRRQTDDVRNVVEREFYAMDEDFNRMPPTRPGTRVPSPPPELAPSSIPGAAPANVLAEPAPELAATVDPANVPVPAEAAVAADAAPAADPQAAAQPGAAPAQDENGLPQLAPIPGTVARNAPKRS; this comes from the coding sequence ATGTTCAACATCGGCGCAGGCGAAATGGTGTTCATCCTGGTGGCCGCGCTGATCGTGCTCGGCCCCCAGCGGCTGCCTGAGCTGGCGCGGGCCATCGGCAAGTTCATGCGCGAGTTCCGCCGGCAGACGGACGACGTGCGCAACGTGGTGGAGCGCGAGTTCTACGCCATGGACGAGGACTTCAACCGCATGCCCCCGACGCGCCCGGGCACGCGCGTGCCGTCCCCGCCGCCGGAGCTCGCCCCGTCCTCCATCCCGGGGGCCGCCCCCGCCAACGTGCTCGCCGAGCCCGCCCCCGAGCTCGCCGCGACGGTGGACCCCGCCAACGTGCCCGTGCCCGCCGAGGCCGCCGTGGCCGCGGACGCCGCTCCCGCCGCGGACCCGCAGGCCGCGGCGCAGCCGGGTGCGGCGCCGGCTCAGGACGAGAACGGCCTTCCGCAACTCGCCCCCATCCCGGGCACGGTGGCGCGCAACGCGCCGAAACGGAGCTGA
- a CDS encoding MFS transporter yields the protein MPESSESATPRSVSERAVVLLIGAVQFVNILDFVMVMPLGPDFAKGLGIESSHIGTIGGSYTAAASVAGLLGGYFLDRFDRRKALAVCMLGLVAATAAGGLAVGLSTLLLARVCAGLFGGPATALSLSIIADLIPVERRGRALGAVMASFSVASVLGVPLALKVAELGSWRTPFFVVAALGLVLVLAALWLLPPVRGHLKPGGSAARAPGVAELLGNADVQLSYLMTALVMMSGFIVIPNISAYLQQNLGYPRENLWILYAAGGIVSFFTLRLTGPLVDRFGSFRIGSVGVVLAALTTYVGFIHYPAWLPIPVLFMVFMLAMGVRNVAYNTLTSRVPDNPVRARFMSLQSATQHMASALGAFLSARLLVDLPDGTLGGMDTIAWVSIGLAVGVPVMLRVVEGRVRSREQARALAVPPAQGMAAPLSPEAHSHG from the coding sequence ATGCCCGAGTCGTCCGAGTCCGCCACCCCCCGTTCCGTCTCCGAGCGCGCCGTGGTGCTGCTCATCGGCGCGGTGCAGTTCGTCAACATCCTCGACTTCGTGATGGTGATGCCGCTGGGCCCGGACTTCGCGAAGGGGCTGGGCATCGAGTCCTCGCACATCGGGACCATTGGCGGCAGCTACACCGCCGCCGCGAGCGTGGCGGGCCTGCTGGGCGGCTACTTCCTGGACCGCTTCGACCGGCGCAAGGCGCTGGCCGTGTGCATGCTGGGGCTCGTCGCGGCCACCGCGGCGGGGGGACTCGCGGTGGGGCTGTCCACGCTGCTGCTGGCGCGGGTGTGCGCGGGGCTCTTCGGAGGGCCGGCGACGGCGCTGTCCCTGTCCATCATCGCGGACCTCATCCCGGTGGAGCGCCGGGGCCGGGCGCTGGGCGCGGTGATGGCGTCCTTCTCCGTGGCCTCCGTGCTGGGCGTGCCCCTGGCCTTGAAGGTCGCGGAGCTGGGCAGCTGGCGGACGCCCTTCTTCGTGGTGGCGGCGCTGGGGCTGGTGCTGGTGCTGGCCGCGCTGTGGCTTCTGCCTCCCGTGCGCGGGCACCTCAAGCCCGGCGGCAGCGCGGCCCGGGCCCCGGGCGTGGCGGAGCTCCTGGGCAACGCCGACGTCCAGCTGTCCTACCTGATGACGGCGCTGGTGATGATGAGCGGCTTCATCGTCATCCCCAACATCTCCGCCTACCTCCAGCAGAACCTGGGCTACCCGCGCGAGAACCTGTGGATCCTCTACGCCGCGGGCGGCATCGTGAGCTTCTTCACGCTGCGGTTGACGGGGCCGCTGGTGGACCGCTTCGGCTCCTTCCGCATCGGCTCGGTGGGCGTGGTGCTGGCGGCCCTCACCACGTACGTGGGCTTCATCCACTACCCCGCGTGGCTGCCCATCCCCGTGCTGTTCATGGTCTTCATGCTGGCCATGGGCGTGCGCAACGTGGCGTACAACACGCTCACCTCGCGCGTGCCGGACAACCCGGTGCGCGCCCGCTTCATGTCGCTGCAGTCCGCCACCCAGCACATGGCCTCCGCGCTGGGGGCCTTCCTGTCGGCGCGCCTGCTGGTGGACCTGCCGGACGGGACGCTCGGCGGCATGGACACCATCGCCTGGGTGTCCATCGGGCTGGCGGTGGGGGTGCCCGTCATGTTGCGGGTGGTGGAGGGGCGGGTGCGCTCGCGCGAACAGGCCCGGGCCCTGGCGGTGCCCCCGGCGCAGGGGATGGCCGCGCCGCTGTCACCGGAGGCCCACTCCCACGGCTGA
- a CDS encoding methyl-accepting chemotaxis protein, whose translation MKSAERMKTLTQHVQRSSQEQAHGSKQITRSIESINEMVTHLNRAQKEQTKGSEQVLKAVETIKGVSEHQTRSVRQLEEAIDNLTRQAEILRAEVRRFRV comes from the coding sequence ATGAAGAGCGCGGAGCGGATGAAGACGCTCACCCAGCACGTGCAGCGCTCCAGCCAGGAGCAGGCGCACGGCAGCAAGCAGATCACCCGCTCCATCGAGAGCATCAACGAGATGGTCACCCACCTGAACCGCGCCCAGAAGGAGCAGACCAAGGGCAGCGAGCAGGTGCTCAAGGCCGTGGAGACCATCAAGGGCGTGTCCGAGCACCAGACGCGCTCGGTGCGCCAGCTGGAGGAGGCCATCGACAACCTCACGCGCCAGGCCGAAATCCTCCGCGCCGAGGTGCGCCGCTTCCGTGTCTGA
- a CDS encoding methyl-accepting chemotaxis protein, translating to MPRRLKKPGLRGILLGSFGLALAVILGTLYFVVPRQVGNHLRERMALHAHNKAKEVIALVDRQSGTQPVPNLEGLYRLDDDFSVVAVLDAQGVPRATFPSPPPAWFTKGLEDRLQLRPLPPLDQLSFENDAWAVSDPLTLAGGVPGEVVVVVDGARLEGVLTALRHTVLLAFLVGLVLFLLVAFLISRAFILHPLDAMMSMARKLAEADLTGRAEVRNNKDELGQLAEALNRMAQSWRDTLGRVRGVSDVVAGVIEQIHRTGTTVSSGAGTVQSRVEETSSSMVEMMASLRGIAENVEVLYQSAEESSSSIMEMAATNDEVAENVQAMAASVEETTSAIEQMTYSIKEVAKNIEDLSASTEDTSSAISEMDAAIGQVDANANETARLSEQVFEDAQTGVEALRKTLSGIDRIKDTSRTAAGVIDSLGRRISEIGNILNVIDDVAEQTNLLALNAAIIAAQAGEHGKGFAVVAEEIKDLAERTGASTKEIAELIRGVQEESRNAVVVMNQGVKSVEEGVQLGREAEGALRKINDSTQKSTQMVKAIARATVEQARGSKQVTAAIHRISATVSMISQASNEQARGGE from the coding sequence TTGCCACGTCGCCTCAAGAAACCCGGTCTCCGGGGCATCCTCCTGGGTTCGTTCGGCCTCGCGCTGGCCGTCATCCTCGGGACGCTCTACTTCGTCGTTCCCCGCCAGGTGGGCAACCACCTGAGGGAGCGCATGGCGCTGCACGCCCACAACAAGGCCAAGGAGGTCATTGCCCTGGTCGACAGGCAGTCGGGCACCCAGCCGGTGCCCAACCTGGAAGGGCTCTACCGCCTGGATGACGACTTCAGCGTCGTGGCGGTGCTGGATGCCCAGGGCGTGCCCCGCGCCACCTTCCCCTCGCCGCCGCCCGCCTGGTTCACGAAGGGGCTGGAGGACCGTCTCCAGCTGCGCCCCCTGCCGCCGCTGGATCAGCTGTCCTTCGAGAACGACGCCTGGGCGGTCTCCGACCCGTTGACGCTCGCGGGCGGCGTGCCCGGCGAAGTCGTGGTGGTGGTGGACGGGGCCCGTTTGGAGGGAGTGCTCACGGCCCTGCGCCACACGGTGCTGCTGGCCTTCCTCGTGGGCCTGGTGCTCTTCCTCCTGGTGGCGTTCCTCATCTCGCGCGCGTTCATCCTCCACCCGCTGGACGCGATGATGTCCATGGCGCGCAAGCTGGCGGAGGCCGACCTCACCGGCCGCGCGGAGGTGCGCAACAACAAGGACGAGCTGGGCCAGCTGGCGGAGGCCCTCAACCGCATGGCCCAGTCCTGGCGCGACACGCTGGGCCGCGTGCGCGGCGTGTCCGACGTGGTGGCCGGCGTCATCGAGCAGATCCACCGCACCGGCACCACCGTGTCCTCCGGCGCGGGCACCGTGCAGTCGCGCGTGGAGGAGACGTCCTCCTCCATGGTGGAGATGATGGCCAGCTTGCGCGGCATCGCGGAGAACGTGGAGGTCCTCTACCAGAGCGCGGAGGAGAGCAGCTCCTCCATCATGGAGATGGCCGCCACCAACGACGAGGTGGCGGAGAACGTCCAGGCCATGGCCGCCAGCGTGGAGGAGACCACCAGCGCCATCGAGCAGATGACGTACTCCATCAAGGAGGTGGCCAAGAACATCGAGGACCTCTCCGCGTCCACGGAGGACACCTCCTCCGCCATCAGTGAGATGGACGCCGCCATCGGCCAGGTCGACGCCAACGCCAACGAGACCGCCCGCCTGTCCGAGCAGGTCTTCGAGGACGCGCAGACCGGAGTGGAGGCCCTGCGCAAGACGCTCTCCGGCATCGACCGCATCAAGGACACCAGCCGCACCGCCGCGGGCGTCATCGACAGCCTGGGCCGGCGCATCAGCGAGATTGGCAACATCCTCAACGTCATCGACGACGTGGCGGAGCAGACGAACCTCTTGGCCCTCAACGCCGCCATCATCGCCGCGCAGGCGGGTGAGCACGGCAAGGGCTTCGCGGTGGTCGCGGAGGAGATCAAGGACCTGGCCGAGCGCACCGGCGCGTCCACCAAGGAGATCGCCGAGCTCATCCGCGGCGTGCAGGAGGAGAGCCGCAACGCCGTGGTGGTGATGAACCAGGGCGTCAAGAGCGTGGAGGAGGGCGTGCAGCTGGGCCGCGAGGCGGAAGGCGCCCTCCGGAAGATCAACGACAGCACCCAGAAGTCCACGCAGATGGTGAAGGCCATTGCCCGCGCCACCGTGGAGCAGGCGCGCGGCAGCAAGCAGGTGACGGCCGCCATCCACCGCATCTCCGCCACCGTGTCGATGATCTCCCAGGCCTCCAACGAGCAGGCCCGGGGCGGCGAGTAG
- a CDS encoding histone deacetylase, whose protein sequence is MRKVQEMTATLLLTDPLFLQHDAGEGHPESPARLRRILQMLARNPIAGTVMTHPRSATDAEILAVHTPAHLDAMEKLGGRFERIDEDTVVSPDSIDAARLAAGAAVQAVEAVMAGTARNAFALVRPPGHHAEPERAMGFCLYNNVAIAAEAGRRLGAERVLVLDWDVHHGNGTQAAFWGRRDVLYQSVHQFPYYPGSGAAPEVGRGEGQGFTVNCGLPGGNTDADYGMIFEELLLPVAQAYRPDLVLVSAGFDPHRADPIGGMDVTERGFAAMCTAVRKLAEEVSGGKLALVLEGGYSLEGLSNSVHACIEVLAGRDDSFAPGTVNADARAALATSREAIKPYWASVR, encoded by the coding sequence ATGCGTAAGGTCCAGGAGATGACCGCGACGCTGCTGCTCACCGATCCGCTCTTCCTCCAGCACGACGCCGGCGAGGGCCACCCCGAGTCGCCCGCCCGCTTGCGGCGCATCCTCCAGATGCTGGCGCGAAACCCCATCGCGGGCACGGTGATGACCCATCCCCGCTCCGCCACGGACGCGGAGATTCTCGCGGTGCACACCCCGGCGCACCTGGACGCGATGGAGAAGCTGGGCGGCCGCTTCGAGCGCATCGACGAGGACACGGTGGTGTCGCCGGACAGCATCGACGCGGCGCGACTGGCGGCGGGCGCGGCGGTGCAGGCCGTGGAGGCGGTGATGGCGGGAACGGCGAGGAACGCGTTCGCGCTGGTGCGTCCGCCCGGCCACCACGCGGAGCCGGAGCGGGCGATGGGCTTCTGCCTCTACAACAACGTCGCCATCGCGGCGGAGGCAGGGCGGCGGCTGGGAGCCGAGCGCGTGCTGGTGCTGGATTGGGACGTGCACCACGGCAACGGCACGCAGGCGGCGTTCTGGGGGCGCAGGGACGTGCTCTACCAGTCGGTGCACCAGTTCCCCTACTACCCGGGCAGCGGCGCGGCGCCGGAGGTGGGGCGCGGAGAGGGCCAGGGCTTCACGGTCAACTGCGGCCTGCCGGGCGGCAACACGGACGCGGACTACGGGATGATCTTCGAGGAGCTCCTGCTCCCGGTGGCGCAGGCCTACCGGCCGGACCTGGTGCTGGTGTCCGCGGGGTTCGACCCGCACCGCGCGGATCCGATTGGCGGCATGGACGTCACCGAGCGCGGCTTCGCGGCGATGTGCACCGCCGTACGCAAGCTGGCGGAGGAGGTCTCCGGCGGGAAGCTGGCGCTGGTGCTGGAGGGTGGCTATTCGCTGGAGGGGCTGTCGAACTCCGTGCACGCGTGCATCGAAGTGCTGGCGGGGCGCGATGACAGCTTCGCGCCCGGCACCGTGAACGCGGACGCGAGGGCGGCGCTGGCGACGAGCCGTGAAGCGATCAAGCCGTACTGGGCCAGCGTGCGCTGA
- a CDS encoding FAD-dependent monooxygenase: MQAPSSQPQVLIVGGGLVGLSTALFLAHQGVRSRIIEKHAGTSLHPRARGFHARTVELLRSTCAGAEVEAWLGKLEKFLQNNVRLIAEHNEERLEVIPACRKGVGTSYGEADKNLNTDKRAELAAAAAHQAAKDSDCGAVRGVAGEGAGAVEAGGPESEGQVGPAQEIAPEPAGPQTAAERFPDLSLMPGLEVEFEDARSQEFMHCWCSGMLRALKEGPLLPLAPGAEVYRFTWIPSSSASSTEALSTPCT, translated from the coding sequence ATGCAAGCCCCTTCCTCGCAGCCTCAGGTGCTCATCGTCGGAGGTGGCCTCGTGGGCCTCTCGACGGCGTTGTTCCTCGCCCACCAGGGCGTGCGCTCGCGGATCATCGAGAAGCACGCGGGCACTTCGCTCCATCCCCGCGCCCGGGGCTTCCATGCGCGCACCGTGGAGTTGTTGCGGTCCACGTGCGCAGGGGCGGAGGTGGAGGCCTGGCTGGGCAAGCTGGAGAAGTTCCTGCAGAACAACGTCCGCCTCATCGCGGAGCACAACGAGGAGAGGCTGGAAGTCATCCCCGCTTGCAGGAAGGGAGTAGGTACCTCTTATGGCGAAGCCGACAAGAACCTCAACACCGACAAGCGAGCCGAACTCGCAGCCGCAGCAGCCCATCAAGCCGCCAAGGACTCTGACTGCGGAGCAGTTCGAGGAGTTGCTGGAGAAGGAGCCGGGGCAGTGGAGGCTGGTGGACCTGAAAGTGAAGGGCAAGTCGGTCCTGCCCAAGAAATAGCCCCGGAGCCCGCCGGTCCCCAGACGGCGGCGGAGCGCTTCCCGGACCTGTCCCTGATGCCCGGCCTGGAGGTGGAGTTCGAGGATGCGCGCAGCCAGGAGTTCATGCACTGCTGGTGCTCCGGCATGCTGCGGGCCTTGAAGGAAGGACCGCTGCTCCCCCTGGCACCCGGCGCCGAGGTCTACCGCTTCACGTGGATCCCTTCGTCATCCGCATCGAGCACCGAGGCCTTGTCCACTCCCTGCACGTGA
- a CDS encoding glutathione S-transferase family protein gives MITVSAFKWVPPFAQGVVRDLRVRWALEEAGLPYEARLIDPQIQKSADYRAQQPFGQVPVFQEDGLTLFESGAIVVHIALKSEALFPKDEAGRARALTWVFAALNSLEIHLQQLAEIDLFAAEAPWAKLRRPDVEKQIHHRLGELATWLGNREYLEDRFTAGDLMMTTVLRILRHTEVLDAHPTLKAYKERCEARPAFQRALAAQMEAFQQHERRKA, from the coding sequence ATGATCACCGTCAGTGCATTCAAGTGGGTGCCGCCGTTCGCGCAGGGCGTGGTTCGTGACCTCCGGGTGAGGTGGGCGCTGGAGGAGGCGGGCCTGCCTTACGAGGCGCGGCTCATCGACCCCCAGATTCAGAAGTCCGCGGACTACCGCGCGCAGCAGCCCTTCGGGCAGGTGCCGGTGTTCCAGGAGGACGGCCTGACGCTCTTCGAGTCCGGCGCCATCGTGGTCCACATCGCGTTGAAGAGCGAAGCGCTCTTCCCCAAGGACGAGGCGGGCCGGGCGCGCGCGCTCACGTGGGTGTTCGCGGCGCTGAACTCGCTGGAGATCCACCTCCAGCAGCTCGCGGAGATCGACCTGTTCGCGGCGGAGGCCCCGTGGGCGAAGCTCCGCCGGCCCGACGTGGAGAAGCAGATCCACCACCGCCTGGGCGAGCTGGCCACGTGGCTGGGGAACCGCGAGTACCTGGAGGACCGCTTCACCGCGGGCGACCTGATGATGACCACGGTGCTGCGCATCCTGCGGCACACGGAGGTGCTCGACGCGCATCCCACGCTCAAGGCCTACAAGGAACGCTGCGAGGCCCGGCCCGCGTTCCAGCGCGCGCTGGCCGCGCAGATGGAAGCCTTCCAGCAGCACGAGCGGCGCAAGGCATGA